One Clavibacter zhangzhiyongii genomic region harbors:
- a CDS encoding NAD(P)H-quinone oxidoreductase, translated as MRAITFPAPGGPDVLSLAELPDPVVGPGEVLVRVAAAGVNRADLSQREGAYPPPAGAPTHLGLEVSGTIAAVGEGATRWSVGDRVCALLAGGGYAELVAVDERHVLPVPDGLDLVEAAGLPEVVATVWSNVVLDAGLEPGETLLVHGGSSGIGTMAIQLATRLGARVAVTAGSPAKLEACRALGADILIDYRREDFVEAIREATDGHGADVILDAIGGDYIDRDIRALARDGRIMVIGAQSGAPTSIALGQLMARRGRIWGTTLRARDADDKARIVAAVRADVWPAVADGSVRPVVDRVFPLAEAAAAHAHVASSQHVGKVLLAL; from the coding sequence ATGCGCGCGATCACCTTCCCCGCCCCCGGCGGCCCCGACGTCCTCTCCCTCGCCGAGCTGCCGGATCCGGTCGTCGGGCCCGGCGAGGTGCTCGTCCGCGTCGCCGCCGCGGGCGTCAACCGCGCCGACCTCAGCCAGCGCGAGGGCGCGTACCCGCCGCCCGCCGGGGCGCCGACGCACCTCGGCCTCGAGGTCTCCGGGACGATCGCGGCGGTCGGCGAGGGCGCCACGCGCTGGAGCGTCGGCGACCGCGTGTGCGCCCTGCTCGCGGGCGGCGGCTACGCCGAGCTCGTCGCGGTCGACGAGCGGCACGTGCTCCCCGTCCCCGACGGGCTCGACCTCGTCGAGGCGGCGGGGCTGCCCGAGGTCGTCGCGACCGTCTGGTCGAACGTCGTGCTCGACGCGGGCCTCGAGCCCGGGGAGACCCTCCTCGTGCACGGCGGATCCAGCGGCATCGGCACGATGGCCATCCAGCTCGCGACGCGCCTCGGCGCCCGCGTGGCCGTCACCGCCGGGAGCCCGGCGAAGCTCGAGGCGTGCCGGGCACTCGGCGCCGACATCCTCATCGACTACCGGCGGGAGGACTTCGTCGAGGCGATCCGCGAGGCGACCGACGGCCACGGCGCCGACGTGATCCTCGACGCGATCGGCGGCGACTACATCGACCGGGACATCCGCGCCCTCGCCCGCGACGGCCGGATCATGGTCATCGGCGCGCAGAGCGGCGCGCCGACGAGCATCGCGCTCGGCCAGCTCATGGCGCGGCGCGGACGGATCTGGGGCACGACCCTCCGCGCGCGCGACGCGGACGACAAGGCGCGCATCGTCGCCGCGGTCCGCGCGGACGTGTGGCCGGCCGTCGCCGACGGATCCGTGCGCCCGGTCGTCGACCGCGTCTTCCCGCTCGCCGAGGCCGCCGCCGCGCACGCGCACGTCGCGTCCTCGCAGCACGTGGGCAAGGTGCTGCTGGCGCTCTAG
- a CDS encoding YceI family protein, translated as MSDTTTVPGYIAGTWTIDKTHSSVGFSIRHIMISKVKGTFKDFDAEIVTGATPEQSSVKAHATIVSIDTNEPNRDQHLRTNDFFDAENHPTIDFVSTAVRVEKDGDAKIDGEFTMRGVTKPVTFDVEFGGFGQDPYGQTKFGATATTVVNREDFGLTYNAALETGGVLLGDKVTITLDIQAVLATPAA; from the coding sequence ATGAGCGACACCACCACCGTCCCCGGCTACATCGCCGGCACCTGGACCATCGACAAGACCCACAGCTCGGTCGGGTTCAGCATCCGCCACATCATGATCAGCAAGGTCAAGGGCACGTTCAAGGACTTCGACGCCGAGATCGTCACGGGCGCCACCCCCGAGCAGAGCTCCGTCAAGGCCCACGCGACCATCGTCTCGATCGACACCAACGAGCCGAACCGCGACCAGCACCTCCGCACCAACGACTTCTTCGACGCCGAGAACCACCCCACCATCGACTTCGTCTCCACCGCCGTGCGCGTGGAGAAGGACGGCGACGCGAAGATCGACGGCGAGTTCACGATGCGCGGCGTCACCAAGCCCGTCACCTTCGACGTCGAGTTCGGCGGCTTCGGCCAGGACCCCTACGGCCAGACCAAGTTCGGCGCGACGGCCACCACGGTCGTCAACCGCGAGGACTTCGGCCTCACCTACAACGCGGCCCTCGAGACCGGCGGCGTGCTGCTCGGCGACAAGGTCACCATCACGCTCGACATCCAGGCGGTCCTCGCGACCCCCGCGGCCTAG
- a CDS encoding histidinol-phosphate transaminase, producing MTPDWSRTTLADLPLRDGIRGEEPYGAPQLDVPVLLNVNENPYPLPEEVAVAVSEAVLEAARGLNRYPDREFLELRTELADYLTADSGLPLGPENVWAANGSNEVLQQVLQAFGGTDRVALSFAPHYAMYPEYARNTLTTWVSGRRQEDFTLDLANVTELVERHQPSVVFLTSPNNPTGTALTTREIEHVLSVAPGVVVIDEAYAEFRREGVPTAISLLPDHPRLIVSRTMSKAFAFAGGRLGYLAASPAVVDALRIVRLPYHLSRITQVSATAALRHRGVLLAQVASLREERDALVDHLRGRGFEVAPSDANFVLFGRFPDRHAVWQGLLDRGVLIRETGPEGWLRVSVGTPEETAAFRDALDDVLGTPRG from the coding sequence ATGACGCCCGACTGGTCGAGGACGACCCTCGCCGACCTGCCCCTGCGCGACGGCATCCGCGGCGAGGAGCCCTACGGCGCCCCGCAGCTCGACGTGCCCGTGCTCCTCAACGTGAACGAGAACCCGTACCCGCTGCCCGAGGAGGTGGCCGTCGCCGTGAGCGAGGCCGTGCTCGAGGCCGCGCGCGGGCTCAACCGCTACCCCGACCGCGAGTTCCTCGAGCTGCGCACCGAGCTCGCCGACTACCTCACGGCCGACAGCGGCCTGCCGCTCGGACCGGAGAACGTCTGGGCGGCGAACGGATCCAACGAGGTGCTGCAGCAGGTGCTCCAGGCCTTCGGCGGCACGGACCGCGTCGCGCTCTCCTTCGCGCCCCACTACGCGATGTACCCCGAGTACGCGCGGAACACCCTCACCACCTGGGTCTCCGGCCGCCGCCAGGAGGACTTCACGCTCGACCTCGCGAACGTGACCGAGCTCGTCGAGCGGCACCAGCCGAGCGTCGTGTTCCTCACCTCGCCGAACAACCCCACGGGCACCGCGCTCACGACGCGCGAGATCGAGCACGTGCTCTCGGTCGCGCCCGGCGTCGTGGTCATCGACGAGGCCTACGCGGAGTTCCGCCGCGAGGGCGTGCCGACGGCGATCTCGCTGCTGCCGGACCACCCGCGCCTCATCGTCTCGCGCACCATGAGCAAGGCGTTCGCGTTCGCGGGCGGTCGTCTCGGCTACCTCGCGGCCTCCCCCGCGGTCGTCGACGCGCTCCGCATCGTGCGGCTGCCGTACCACCTGTCCCGGATCACGCAGGTCAGCGCGACCGCCGCCCTCCGCCACCGCGGCGTGCTGCTCGCGCAGGTCGCGTCGCTGCGCGAGGAGCGCGACGCGCTCGTCGACCACCTCCGGGGCCGCGGCTTCGAGGTCGCGCCCTCCGACGCCAACTTCGTGCTCTTCGGCCGGTTCCCCGACCGGCACGCGGTGTGGCAGGGGCTGCTCGACCGGGGCGTGCTGATCCGCGAGACGGGCCCCGAGGGATGGCTGCGCGTCTCCGTGGGCACGCCCGAGGAGACCGCCGCGTTCCGCGACGCG
- a CDS encoding esterase/lipase family protein — MTADGPAALPPLSALRKAWDWALDYAYVLRWQAAATLSRDDARSFEDGRDDRPTILVLPGVYERWQFMLPIIRRLHARGHGVHVVGSLGANVGRVAEMSRRARAYLEAEDLRDVVVVAHSKGGLIGKHLMAFGDPDRRVRAMVAINAPFGGSSYARLIPVRSIRDFSPRNAALVELGRALDVNARITSIFARFDPHIPGGSSLDGATDERVAASGHFRIMGDEDVLRRVEAAIDRAGSAAGPPA; from the coding sequence GTGACCGCCGACGGACCCGCCGCCCTCCCGCCGCTGTCGGCCCTCCGCAAGGCGTGGGACTGGGCGCTCGACTACGCCTACGTCCTCCGCTGGCAGGCCGCCGCCACGCTCTCGCGGGACGACGCCCGCTCGTTCGAGGACGGCCGCGACGACCGGCCGACGATCCTCGTGCTGCCGGGCGTCTACGAGCGCTGGCAGTTCATGCTGCCGATCATCCGCCGCCTGCACGCCCGCGGCCACGGCGTGCACGTGGTCGGGTCGCTCGGCGCCAACGTCGGCCGCGTCGCGGAGATGTCCCGGCGCGCCCGCGCGTACCTGGAGGCCGAGGACCTGCGCGACGTCGTCGTCGTCGCGCACAGCAAGGGCGGCCTCATCGGCAAGCACCTCATGGCGTTCGGCGACCCCGACCGGCGGGTCCGCGCCATGGTCGCCATCAACGCGCCGTTCGGCGGATCCTCGTACGCGCGCCTGATCCCGGTGCGCAGCATCCGCGACTTCTCGCCGCGGAACGCGGCCCTCGTGGAGCTCGGCCGCGCGCTCGACGTCAACGCGCGGATCACGAGCATCTTCGCGCGCTTCGACCCGCACATCCCCGGCGGCAGCTCGCTCGACGGCGCGACCGACGAGCGCGTCGCGGCATCGGGCCACTTCCGGATCATGGGCGACGAGGACGTGCTGCGCCGCGTCGAGGCCGCCATCGACCGGGCCGGGAGCGCCGCGGGCCCGCCCGCCTGA
- a CDS encoding alpha/beta fold hydrolase, whose amino-acid sequence MRSPLARLTRVRRPGDVHRAASTPPRWLLASPRYASRSIPVGHDLERRTVLGFRVAIKVFRSPGANAGRTLSSAPAGIGSSGLAGAAGAAGRRPSFVLVHGIGVSSRYFHPLAALLAEHGDVHAVDLPGYGESPRVRRDVTLADHAAVVAEVVRMHGLVDPVIVGHSMGAQIVAQLAVDQPGIADRIVLIGPTLDPRKRGVVRAGLALGRDTLREPLMSNAVVLGDYFLRCGMPYYLRQLPHLIGDRIEDRAGRIRARTLVVVGHRDAVVDRSFAEGLATLIPRGSVHVARGPHVVMFTDPEGVARAIVEHARVD is encoded by the coding sequence ATGCGCTCCCCCCTCGCCCGGCTCACGCGCGTCCGGCGCCCCGGGGACGTGCACCGCGCCGCGTCCACGCCGCCGCGCTGGCTGCTCGCATCGCCCCGCTACGCGTCGCGGTCGATCCCCGTCGGCCACGACCTCGAGCGCCGCACGGTCCTCGGCTTCCGCGTCGCGATCAAGGTGTTCCGCTCGCCCGGCGCCAACGCCGGCCGGACGCTGTCGAGCGCTCCCGCGGGCATCGGATCCTCGGGCCTCGCCGGAGCCGCGGGCGCCGCCGGCCGCCGCCCGTCGTTCGTGCTCGTGCACGGCATCGGCGTCTCGTCGCGCTACTTCCACCCGCTCGCCGCGCTCCTCGCCGAGCATGGCGACGTCCACGCCGTCGACCTCCCCGGCTACGGCGAGTCGCCCCGCGTCCGGCGCGACGTGACGCTCGCCGACCACGCCGCGGTCGTCGCGGAGGTCGTGCGGATGCACGGCCTCGTCGACCCCGTGATCGTCGGCCACTCGATGGGCGCGCAGATCGTCGCGCAGCTCGCCGTCGACCAGCCGGGGATCGCGGACCGCATCGTGCTCATCGGCCCCACCCTCGACCCGCGGAAGCGCGGCGTCGTCCGCGCCGGCCTCGCGCTGGGCCGGGACACCCTCCGCGAGCCGCTGATGTCGAACGCGGTCGTGCTCGGCGACTACTTCCTCCGCTGCGGGATGCCGTACTACCTCCGCCAGCTCCCGCACCTCATCGGCGACCGCATCGAGGACCGGGCGGGGCGGATCCGCGCGCGCACGCTCGTCGTCGTCGGCCACCGCGACGCCGTGGTCGACCGGTCGTTCGCGGAGGGCCTCGCGACCCTCATCCCGCGCGGCAGCGTGCACGTCGCCCGCGGTCCGCACGTCGTCATGTTCACGGACCCCGAGGGCGTGGCCCGGGCGATCGTCGAGCATGCCCGCGTCGACTGA
- a CDS encoding FUSC family protein, which translates to MRITTTVRTTTRIPFVQVVKTSVAAIIAWFTCIALLPAQLPIFATIAALLVVQPSINQTFGKAVERSLGVITGVLLALVLGLALGTSSWVVLTAVVVAVLVGWVFRLTPGSSTQIPISAMLVLAIGQLSPVYAFDRIVETILGAAIGVVVNLAIAPPVLHEASRRAVVGLAGECAAALDRLAGALSEPVDREELDRMLTLARALRPRHTKAVAEVDKGLESLTLNPLRRRHRALLEADRELLATLTVLVNRVVGMTRAVHDRYDPSLAEEPVVRGIATELTRAAHDVRLLAEHALPGDDRAGGSVPHEEPALTAPLVVLQPNEEHWILIGSLLEDIRRIRSEIIGGAE; encoded by the coding sequence GTGCGCATCACCACGACCGTCCGCACCACCACGCGCATCCCGTTCGTGCAGGTGGTCAAGACCTCCGTCGCGGCGATCATCGCCTGGTTCACCTGCATCGCCCTGCTGCCGGCGCAGCTGCCCATCTTCGCGACCATCGCGGCGCTGCTCGTCGTGCAGCCGAGCATCAACCAGACCTTCGGCAAGGCCGTCGAGCGCAGCCTCGGCGTGATCACCGGGGTGCTGCTCGCGCTCGTCCTCGGCCTCGCGCTCGGCACCTCGAGCTGGGTGGTGCTGACCGCGGTCGTCGTCGCGGTGCTCGTGGGGTGGGTGTTCCGGCTGACGCCCGGGTCGAGCACGCAGATCCCCATCAGCGCGATGCTCGTCCTCGCCATCGGCCAGCTCTCGCCCGTCTACGCGTTCGACCGCATCGTGGAGACGATCCTCGGCGCGGCCATCGGCGTGGTCGTGAACCTCGCGATCGCGCCGCCTGTGCTGCACGAGGCGAGCCGTCGCGCCGTGGTCGGCCTCGCGGGCGAATGCGCGGCCGCGCTCGACCGGCTGGCGGGCGCCCTGTCCGAGCCCGTCGACCGCGAGGAGCTCGACCGCATGCTGACCCTGGCCCGCGCGCTCCGGCCGCGGCACACGAAGGCCGTCGCCGAGGTCGACAAGGGCCTCGAGAGCCTCACCCTCAACCCGCTCCGGCGGCGGCACCGGGCCCTGCTCGAGGCGGACCGGGAGCTGCTCGCCACGCTCACGGTCCTCGTCAACCGCGTGGTCGGCATGACGCGCGCGGTGCACGACCGCTACGACCCGTCGCTCGCCGAGGAGCCGGTCGTCCGCGGCATCGCGACCGAGCTGACGCGCGCCGCCCACGACGTGCGGCTCCTCGCGGAGCACGCGCTCCCGGGCGACGACCGGGCCGGCGGGAGCGTCCCGCACGAGGAGCCGGCGCTCACCGCGCCGCTCGTGGTGCTGCAGCCGAACGAGGAGCACTGGATCCTCATCGGCTCGCTGCTGGAGGACATCCGCCGCATCCGCTCGGAGATCATCGGCGGGGCCGAGTGA
- a CDS encoding alpha/beta fold hydrolase has product MTRPLPGYSPLELEPDPRASGLVPGTTATPLGPVRHHHVGRRGSDTATVLLHGAAGSWTTWTPLIRTAREAGVPFTDVVAIDLPGWGGSPLDATDAEATVGAIADAVRAVVDGLGYARWRLVGHSMGGFIALHIAAGDPARAVSVELVSPTTYSVIRSVAHPVEEFRLIPGFTMMLGVMRTLRRLGRPGTALIRGVGRIRLLRAVALPLFAHGWRVRRSIVDAIATEARPRAFSLAAEVTRGYDADGLWARIACPVVAVRGDHDVFVSRDDLDLLARTVPTLRSAVIRDAGHFAHVERPAETLRALGRLP; this is encoded by the coding sequence GTGACGCGTCCGCTCCCGGGCTACAGCCCGCTCGAGCTCGAGCCGGATCCACGCGCCTCGGGCCTCGTGCCGGGGACCACGGCCACGCCCCTCGGCCCGGTGCGGCACCACCACGTCGGGCGCCGGGGATCCGACACGGCGACCGTCCTGCTGCACGGCGCCGCCGGCTCGTGGACGACCTGGACGCCGCTGATCCGCACCGCGCGCGAGGCGGGCGTCCCGTTCACGGACGTCGTCGCGATCGACCTGCCCGGCTGGGGCGGCTCCCCGCTCGACGCGACGGACGCCGAGGCCACGGTCGGCGCCATCGCCGACGCGGTGCGCGCGGTCGTCGACGGCCTCGGCTACGCGCGCTGGCGGCTCGTCGGGCACTCGATGGGCGGCTTCATCGCGCTGCACATCGCGGCAGGCGATCCGGCTCGCGCCGTCTCCGTGGAGCTCGTCTCCCCCACCACCTACTCGGTCATCCGGAGCGTGGCGCATCCGGTGGAGGAGTTCCGCCTCATCCCGGGGTTCACGATGATGCTCGGCGTGATGCGCACCCTGCGGCGCCTCGGTCGCCCGGGCACGGCGCTCATCCGCGGCGTCGGCCGGATCCGGCTGCTGCGCGCCGTCGCCCTGCCGCTCTTCGCGCACGGCTGGCGGGTCCGCCGATCGATCGTCGACGCGATCGCGACGGAGGCCCGGCCGCGCGCGTTCTCGCTCGCGGCGGAGGTCACGCGCGGCTACGACGCCGACGGGCTCTGGGCGCGCATCGCCTGCCCCGTCGTCGCCGTGCGCGGCGACCACGACGTGTTCGTCTCCCGCGACGACCTCGACCTGCTCGCGCGCACGGTGCCGACGCTCCGGTCCGCGGTGATCCGCGACGCCGGCCACTTCGCGCACGTCGAGCGCCCGGCGGAGACGCTGCGGGCGCTCGGCCGCCTGCCCTGA
- a CDS encoding MFS transporter, whose protein sequence is MPEPAAPARADAALDARGRTVLVVAILASFVAFLDGTVVNVALPAIGEDLGGGLVVQQWVVDAYLITLGALILLAGSLSDAFGRVRVLRWGLVGFGVTSLVCAVAPTAGILIAARAAQGAAGALLVPSSLALIAQAFRGPAQSRAIGSWTAWTGTAMLVGPVLGGVLVDALDWRLVFGINVLPIVVTLVLLARLPHDAPAAEGTRVDVPGAVLGALGIGGPVFALIEQSRLGVGHPLVVGSLIAGVVCLVLFVVRERRTPHPMLPLSLFRERDFLVGNIATVGIYGALSLGGFVIAVFLQQTGGLSATAAGFALVPTTVIMLLLSTRFGALAGRIGPRLLMGVGPIVAGAGYLLMLRVAEPVDYWGQLLPGILVFGLGLSMTVAPLTSTILEAVPSAQAGIASAVNNAVSRVAGLVAIAAIGLVAGPELDVTAFHRVVLVTAALLVAGGLVSLVGIRSRRGLPAAGSAG, encoded by the coding sequence ATGCCCGAGCCCGCAGCGCCCGCCCGCGCGGACGCCGCGCTCGACGCCCGCGGCCGCACGGTGCTCGTCGTCGCGATCCTCGCGTCCTTCGTCGCGTTCCTCGACGGCACGGTCGTCAACGTCGCCCTGCCCGCCATCGGCGAGGACCTCGGCGGCGGCCTCGTCGTGCAGCAGTGGGTCGTCGACGCGTACCTCATCACCCTCGGCGCCCTGATCCTCCTCGCCGGCTCGCTGTCCGACGCGTTCGGCCGGGTGCGCGTGCTCCGGTGGGGGCTCGTCGGCTTCGGCGTCACGTCGCTCGTCTGCGCCGTCGCGCCGACCGCGGGGATCCTCATCGCGGCGCGCGCGGCCCAGGGCGCCGCCGGCGCGCTGCTCGTGCCCAGCTCGCTCGCCCTCATCGCGCAGGCGTTCCGGGGTCCCGCGCAGTCGCGCGCCATCGGCTCGTGGACGGCGTGGACCGGCACCGCGATGCTCGTCGGCCCCGTCCTCGGCGGCGTGCTCGTGGACGCGCTCGACTGGCGGCTCGTGTTCGGGATCAACGTGCTCCCCATCGTCGTGACCCTCGTGCTCCTCGCCCGCCTGCCGCACGACGCCCCGGCGGCCGAGGGCACGCGCGTGGACGTGCCCGGCGCGGTGCTCGGCGCCCTCGGGATCGGCGGGCCCGTCTTCGCGCTCATCGAGCAGTCGCGGCTCGGCGTCGGCCACCCGCTCGTGGTCGGCAGCCTCATCGCGGGCGTGGTCTGCCTCGTGCTCTTCGTGGTGCGCGAGCGCCGGACTCCGCACCCGATGCTGCCGCTGTCGCTCTTCCGGGAGCGGGACTTCCTGGTCGGCAACATCGCGACCGTGGGGATCTACGGCGCGCTCTCGCTCGGCGGCTTCGTGATCGCGGTGTTCCTGCAGCAGACCGGCGGGCTGTCCGCGACGGCCGCCGGGTTCGCGCTCGTGCCGACCACCGTCATCATGCTGCTGCTGTCCACGCGCTTCGGCGCGCTGGCCGGGCGCATCGGCCCGCGGCTGCTGATGGGCGTGGGCCCGATCGTCGCCGGCGCCGGCTACCTGCTCATGCTGCGGGTCGCGGAGCCCGTCGACTACTGGGGCCAGCTGCTGCCCGGGATCCTCGTGTTCGGCCTCGGCCTGTCCATGACGGTGGCGCCGCTCACCTCCACGATCCTCGAGGCGGTGCCGTCGGCGCAGGCCGGCATCGCGTCCGCGGTCAACAACGCGGTGTCGCGCGTCGCCGGGCTCGTCGCCATCGCGGCCATCGGGCTCGTCGCCGGCCCCGAGCTCGACGTCACGGCGTTCCACCGCGTGGTGCTCGTGACGGCCGCGCTCCTCGTCGCGGGCGGGCTGGTGTCCCTCGTGGGGATCCGCTCGCGTCGCGGCCTGCCCGCGGCGGGATCCGCCGGCTAG